One Streptomyces sp. SAI-135 DNA segment encodes these proteins:
- a CDS encoding nucleoside deaminase produces the protein MVVKETELPYLRRCVELAAEALEAGDEPFGSVLVSADGEILAEDHNRVASGDRTRHPEFELARWSAAHLTPAERAAATVYTSGEHCPMCAAAHAWVGLGRIVYVASSEQLAQWLNQLGVPAPPVRTLPVHEVAPGVVVEGPVPEFTERVRHLHHRFHGR, from the coding sequence ATGGTCGTGAAGGAAACCGAACTGCCGTATCTGCGCCGCTGCGTCGAGCTGGCCGCCGAGGCGCTGGAGGCCGGGGACGAGCCCTTCGGCTCGGTCCTGGTGAGCGCCGACGGCGAGATCCTCGCCGAGGACCACAACCGCGTGGCCTCCGGCGACCGCACCCGCCACCCCGAGTTCGAACTGGCCCGCTGGTCGGCGGCGCACCTGACGCCCGCGGAGCGGGCCGCGGCCACCGTGTACACCTCCGGCGAGCACTGCCCGATGTGCGCCGCCGCGCACGCCTGGGTGGGCCTCGGACGCATCGTGTACGTGGCCTCGTCCGAGCAACTGGCCCAGTGGCTGAACCAATTGGGCGTGCCGGCGCCGCCGGTGCGGACCCTGCCGGTCCACGAGGTCGCCCCCGGTGTGGTCGTGGAGGGCCCGGTGCCCGAGTTCACGGAGCGTGTACGGCACTTGCACCACCGGTTCCACGGGCGCTGA
- a CDS encoding MarR family winged helix-turn-helix transcriptional regulator, which yields MATANQRDQDERPESGAGGTPTDLYAFAVRLRRMNGEINRLVQGFAGDHGLHATDIQALAAIMDAEEPMTPGGLRRHLGLTSGAVTACVDRLERAGHIRRVRESADRRVVHLRYEPDARAAARSYFRPLAGATEAARSRFGEQELAVVVRFLEALNEELAAVRPSGG from the coding sequence GTGGCCACAGCGAACCAGCGGGACCAGGACGAGCGACCGGAGTCCGGCGCGGGCGGGACGCCGACCGACCTGTACGCCTTCGCCGTACGGCTGCGTCGCATGAACGGCGAGATCAACCGCCTCGTGCAGGGTTTCGCCGGTGACCACGGTCTGCACGCCACCGACATCCAGGCGCTGGCCGCGATCATGGACGCGGAGGAGCCCATGACACCCGGCGGCCTGCGCCGCCACCTCGGGCTCACCTCGGGCGCGGTGACCGCGTGCGTGGACCGGCTGGAGCGGGCGGGCCACATCCGCCGGGTCCGGGAGAGCGCGGACCGCAGGGTCGTCCACCTGCGCTACGAACCGGACGCCCGGGCGGCGGCCCGCTCGTACTTCCGTCCGCTCGCCGGGGCGACCGAGGCCGCCCGCTCCCGTTTCGGTGAGCAGGAGCTGGCCGTGGTCGTGCGTTTCCTCGAGGCGCTGAACGAGGAACTGGCCGCGGTGCGGCCGAGCGGCGGCTGA
- a CDS encoding GNAT family N-acetyltransferase, which translates to MDTNRTVILVPPVRLEGYGVALREWADADLADLVALYDDPEMARWTPVASPFGLDAARAYLAGAREGQAEGHRVQLAVTTDGTVPRGEVLLFRSGPDEQDVELAYGVGAAHRGQRLAGRAVRLAAEYAVREIRPRRVVLRIDAANAASEAVARSCGFELTDEPPVSRVSRGREAVLRTWRLRA; encoded by the coding sequence ATGGACACGAACCGAACCGTCATCCTCGTCCCCCCGGTGCGCCTCGAAGGCTACGGCGTCGCGCTGCGCGAGTGGGCGGACGCCGACCTCGCCGACCTGGTCGCGCTCTACGACGACCCCGAGATGGCCCGGTGGACCCCGGTGGCCTCGCCGTTCGGCCTGGACGCGGCGCGCGCCTACCTCGCCGGGGCGCGGGAGGGGCAGGCCGAGGGGCACCGGGTCCAGCTCGCCGTCACCACCGACGGGACCGTGCCCCGGGGTGAGGTGCTGCTGTTCCGCAGCGGTCCGGACGAACAGGACGTGGAGCTCGCCTACGGTGTCGGCGCCGCCCACCGGGGGCAGCGGCTGGCCGGGCGGGCGGTGCGGCTGGCCGCCGAGTACGCCGTCCGGGAGATCCGGCCGCGCCGGGTGGTGCTGCGCATCGACGCGGCCAACGCGGCGAGCGAGGCGGTCGCCCGCTCGTGCGGCTTCGAGCTCACCGACGAACCGCCGGTCAGCAGGGTGTCCCGAGGCCGGGAGGCCGTCCTGCGCACATGGCGGCTGCGCGCCTGA
- a CDS encoding SPW repeat protein — MANVSHPRGDITSHPDAPEMRERYARMLGGRDVALVDGPVFLLGLYCAVSPWILHYTTSQPALVTHNLIVGIAIGLLALGFTQTPERMYGLSWAFCAVGIWMIIAPWVVGDSPDAGVALNNIIIGALAVILGLMCTMTAARSAPRP; from the coding sequence ATGGCCAACGTCTCGCACCCCAGAGGTGACATCACCAGCCACCCCGACGCTCCGGAAATGCGGGAACGCTACGCCCGCATGCTCGGCGGTCGTGATGTGGCGCTCGTGGACGGACCGGTGTTCCTCCTCGGTCTGTACTGCGCGGTGTCCCCCTGGATACTCCACTACACGACGAGCCAGCCCGCCCTCGTGACCCACAACCTCATCGTGGGCATAGCGATCGGCCTGCTGGCCCTCGGGTTCACCCAGACCCCCGAGCGCATGTACGGCCTCAGCTGGGCGTTCTGCGCGGTCGGCATCTGGATGATCATCGCTCCCTGGGTCGTGGGCGACAGCCCCGACGCCGGTGTGGCGCTGAACAACATCATCATCGGCGCCCTCGCGGTGATCCTCGGGCTGATGTGCACCATGACGGCGGCGAGGAGCGCCCCCAGGCCGTAG
- a CDS encoding MerR family transcriptional regulator: MSGIPDGARPVARPEPASPDTATSLTTGALARRLGVSPTTLRSWDRRYGIGPAVRTDGRHRRWTPRDIAVLEAMCRFTSAGVPPAEAARAAKESAVPGPGGGAAPSPPEPAPRSRAAGTLPLGDVRQECRGLARAAVRLDAPAVEEQLTAAVETHGLAVAWQEVMVPTLHAVGRKWASSGDRYVEVEHLLSWHMSTALRRCTRLPARRADTLGPGPVVLACVPGEQHTLALEALNAGLAELRLPTRMFGAAVPVEALTAAVDRLGPAAVVLWAQARSTASLPLARHIAGAQWGVKGARRRPVVMLGGPGWLGRPGQGMLRPTGLQDALDTLAGLYGAEPAG; encoded by the coding sequence ATGAGTGGCATACCGGACGGCGCGCGGCCCGTGGCCCGGCCGGAACCGGCCTCCCCCGACACCGCGACGAGTCTCACCACCGGCGCCCTGGCCCGGCGGCTGGGAGTGTCGCCCACCACGCTGCGCTCCTGGGACCGCCGCTACGGCATCGGCCCCGCCGTCCGCACCGACGGCAGGCACCGCCGCTGGACCCCGCGGGACATCGCCGTGCTGGAGGCGATGTGCCGGTTCACCTCCGCGGGGGTGCCGCCCGCCGAGGCGGCCCGCGCGGCCAAGGAGTCGGCCGTACCGGGGCCGGGAGGCGGCGCGGCCCCGAGTCCGCCGGAACCCGCGCCCCGGTCGCGGGCGGCCGGCACGCTGCCCCTGGGCGATGTGCGCCAGGAGTGCCGTGGCCTCGCCCGTGCCGCCGTACGCCTCGACGCGCCCGCCGTGGAGGAGCAGTTGACCGCGGCGGTCGAGACCCACGGGCTCGCCGTGGCCTGGCAGGAGGTGATGGTGCCCACGCTGCACGCGGTGGGCCGCAAGTGGGCCTCGTCCGGGGACCGTTACGTCGAGGTCGAGCACCTGCTGTCCTGGCACATGTCCACCGCGCTGCGCCGCTGCACCCGCCTGCCGGCCCGACGCGCGGACACGCTCGGCCCCGGGCCCGTCGTGCTGGCCTGCGTCCCCGGCGAGCAGCACACGCTGGCGCTGGAGGCGCTCAACGCCGGCCTGGCCGAACTGCGCCTGCCCACCAGGATGTTCGGGGCCGCCGTACCCGTGGAGGCGCTGACCGCCGCGGTGGACCGGCTCGGCCCGGCCGCCGTCGTCCTGTGGGCGCAGGCCCGCTCCACGGCGAGCCTGCCGCTGGCCCGGCACATCGCCGGTGCCCAGTGGGGTGTCAAGGGCGCCCGCAGGAGGCCCGTGGTGATGCTGGGCGGGCCCGGCTGGCTCGGCCGTCCCGGACAGGGAATGCTGCGGCCGACGGGTCTCCAGGACGCCCTGGACACCCTGGCCGGCCTCTACGGGGCCGAACCCGCCGGGTGA
- a CDS encoding deoxyribodipyrimidine photo-lyase: MSISVVLFTCDLRLHDHPPLRAALDGTEQVVPLFVRDRAVDATGFAVPNRLAFLADCLRDLDASLRERGGRLVLRSGALVDQVRKVAAEADADEVHMTSDVSAHAHRREERLRRVLEAEGVRLHVHDTVTTAVAPGKVAPASSDHFAVFTPYFRRWSEERLREPLAAPRTLRVPDGVGSEPLPSRDALSGLSEALAAGGETEGRKRFTGWLRSGLAGYGDRHDDLAGDATSRLSPYLHFGALSPVELVHRARRAGGPGADAFVRQLAWRDFHRQVLAARPAAASADYRTQHDRWRSERTAGEEIEAWKQGRTGYPIVDAAMRQLRHEGWMHNRGRLLTAGFLTKTLYVDWRIGARYFLDLLVDGDLANNQLNWQWMAGTGTDTRPNRVLNPVVQAKRYDPEGTYVRRWVPELAGLEGPAVHEPWKLRAPDRAALDYPDPIVELSEGLARFKRARGRD, translated from the coding sequence ATGAGCATCTCGGTCGTCCTGTTCACCTGCGACCTCCGTCTGCACGACCACCCACCGCTGAGGGCGGCCCTGGACGGCACCGAGCAGGTCGTCCCGCTGTTCGTGCGGGACCGGGCCGTGGACGCGACGGGCTTCGCCGTCCCCAACCGGCTGGCGTTCCTCGCGGACTGTCTGCGCGACCTCGACGCCTCTCTGCGCGAGCGCGGCGGACGGCTGGTCCTGCGCTCCGGCGCCCTCGTCGACCAGGTGCGCAAGGTCGCCGCCGAGGCGGACGCCGACGAGGTGCACATGACGTCCGACGTCAGTGCGCACGCCCACCGGCGCGAGGAGCGGCTGCGCCGGGTCCTGGAGGCGGAGGGCGTACGGCTGCACGTCCACGACACGGTGACCACGGCCGTCGCCCCCGGCAAGGTGGCCCCGGCGAGCTCGGACCACTTCGCCGTCTTCACGCCCTACTTCCGGCGCTGGTCCGAGGAGCGGCTGCGGGAGCCGCTCGCGGCCCCGCGCACCCTGCGGGTGCCGGACGGCGTCGGATCGGAGCCGCTGCCGTCCCGCGACGCCCTGTCCGGGCTCTCGGAGGCACTCGCCGCGGGCGGTGAGACGGAGGGCCGCAAGCGGTTCACCGGCTGGCTGCGCAGCGGCCTGGCCGGATACGGGGACCGCCACGACGACCTGGCCGGCGACGCGACCTCCCGGCTCTCCCCGTACCTGCACTTCGGCGCCCTCTCCCCCGTCGAGCTCGTCCACCGGGCGCGCCGGGCGGGCGGTCCGGGCGCGGACGCCTTCGTACGGCAGCTCGCGTGGCGCGACTTCCACCGCCAGGTGCTCGCGGCCCGCCCGGCCGCGGCCTCCGCCGACTACCGCACTCAGCACGACCGTTGGCGCTCCGAGCGGACCGCGGGCGAGGAGATCGAGGCGTGGAAGCAGGGCCGCACCGGCTACCCGATCGTCGACGCGGCGATGCGCCAGCTGCGTCACGAGGGCTGGATGCACAACCGCGGCCGCCTGCTGACCGCCGGATTCCTCACCAAGACCCTGTACGTGGACTGGCGGATCGGGGCCCGGTACTTCCTGGACCTGCTGGTCGACGGGGACCTCGCCAACAACCAGCTCAACTGGCAGTGGATGGCGGGCACCGGCACCGACACCCGCCCCAACCGGGTCCTGAACCCGGTCGTCCAGGCCAAGCGGTACGACCCCGAGGGCACGTACGTGCGGCGCTGGGTGCCCGAACTGGCCGGGCTGGAGGGGCCCGCGGTGCACGAGCCGTGGAAACTGCGGGCCCCGGACCGCGCCGCACTGGACTACCCGGATCCGATCGTGGAGCTGTCCGAGGGGCTCGCCCGCTTCAAACGGGCCCGTGGCCGCGACTGA
- a CDS encoding GNAT family N-acetyltransferase, with amino-acid sequence MSFDITPLADPRPGASSRRLAWLASGDDGVPLGSAFLRLFTKEGQEHLAELQLAVHGAERRQGVGTRLLEAAVDAARTERRRSVIAQAVQGSPADLFLAARGFRQVLALTYARLSLTDIDRAAVDALVEVPHPGYRLTEWEGTVPDPLARSFAESRRAMDDMPMEDTDFGTVVWDVDRVVAAAEAVARRGELLHTVAVLDATDGGVVGFSELVVPGDGLGDGQHYGTAVLPEHRGRGLARWMKAAAVRRALERHPALSGLRTDTAESNKPMLAVNDSLGYLPTHRAVEYQLDL; translated from the coding sequence TTGTCCTTCGACATCACCCCGCTCGCCGATCCCCGCCCCGGCGCCTCCAGCCGCCGTCTGGCCTGGCTGGCCTCCGGCGACGACGGGGTCCCCCTCGGGTCCGCCTTCCTGAGGCTGTTCACCAAGGAGGGGCAGGAGCACCTCGCCGAGCTGCAGCTCGCGGTGCACGGCGCCGAGCGTCGGCAGGGCGTCGGTACCCGGCTCCTGGAGGCCGCCGTGGACGCGGCGCGGACGGAGCGGCGGCGGTCGGTGATCGCGCAGGCCGTACAGGGCTCCCCCGCCGATCTGTTCCTGGCCGCACGCGGCTTCCGCCAGGTCCTGGCGCTCACCTACGCCCGGCTCTCGCTGACCGACATCGATCGTGCCGCCGTCGACGCGCTCGTCGAAGTGCCCCACCCCGGCTACCGGTTGACCGAGTGGGAGGGCACGGTGCCGGACCCCCTGGCGCGTTCGTTCGCCGAGTCCCGACGCGCGATGGACGACATGCCGATGGAGGACACGGACTTCGGCACGGTCGTCTGGGACGTGGACCGGGTGGTCGCGGCCGCGGAGGCCGTCGCGCGGCGCGGCGAGCTGCTGCACACCGTCGCCGTCCTGGACGCGACGGACGGTGGCGTGGTCGGCTTCTCCGAACTCGTCGTGCCCGGCGACGGGCTGGGCGACGGCCAGCACTACGGCACCGCCGTGCTCCCCGAACACCGCGGGCGCGGGCTGGCCCGCTGGATGAAGGCCGCGGCCGTCCGCCGCGCCCTGGAACGGCATCCCGCGCTGTCCGGGCTGCGCACCGACACCGCGGAGAGCAACAAGCCGATGCTCGCCGTCAACGACTCCCTCGGATACCTGCCGACGCACAGGGCCGTGGAGTACCAGCTCGACCTGTGA
- a CDS encoding SDR family oxidoreductase → MEHDDSRAGPLCLVTGATGYIGGRLVPELLDAGYRVRCLARSPDRLRDHPWAGRAEVVAGDVTDAASVARALDGVDVAYYLVHAMNSGKGFEETDRRAARIFAEQAREAGVRRIVHLSGLIPAGVPEHELSPHLRSRAEVARILLDSGVPTTVLRAAVVIGSGSASFEMLRYLTERLPVMVTPSWVHTRVQPVAVRDVLRALVGSARMPAQVSRAFDIGGPEVLTYRQMMLRYAAVAGLPRRVILPVPVLTPGLSSHWVGLVTPVPASIARPLTESLRHEVVCRENDIVRHLPGPPVEPVGFEEAVRLALQRVREARVTTRWSSASVPGAPSDPLPTDPDWAGGSLYSDHRELLVDASPEALWRVVEGIGGENGWYSFPLAWAVRGRLDRLVGGVGLRRGRRDAARLRVGDSLDFWRVEAIEPGRLLRLRAEMRLPGLAWLEMGVATDEDGRTRYRQRALFHPHGLLGQAYWWSVSPFHAIVFGGMARNIARVAAGSAARGPERTPVH, encoded by the coding sequence ATGGAGCACGACGACTCGCGCGCGGGACCGCTGTGTCTGGTGACCGGTGCGACGGGATACATCGGCGGACGCCTGGTCCCCGAACTGCTCGACGCGGGGTACCGCGTGCGGTGCCTGGCCCGCTCCCCCGACCGGCTGCGCGACCATCCCTGGGCCGGCCGTGCCGAGGTGGTGGCGGGTGACGTGACCGACGCCGCCTCCGTCGCCCGGGCCCTGGACGGGGTGGACGTGGCGTACTACCTGGTGCACGCGATGAACTCGGGCAAGGGCTTCGAGGAGACCGACCGCAGGGCCGCGCGCATCTTCGCCGAGCAGGCCCGCGAGGCGGGTGTGCGGCGGATCGTGCACCTCAGCGGGCTCATCCCGGCGGGCGTGCCCGAGCACGAGCTCTCGCCGCACCTGCGGTCGCGCGCGGAGGTGGCCCGCATCCTGCTCGACTCCGGGGTCCCGACCACGGTCCTGCGGGCGGCCGTCGTCATCGGCTCGGGTTCGGCCTCCTTCGAGATGCTGCGCTACCTGACCGAACGCCTTCCCGTGATGGTCACCCCGAGCTGGGTGCACACCCGCGTCCAGCCCGTGGCGGTCCGCGATGTGCTCCGGGCCCTGGTCGGCAGTGCCCGCATGCCGGCACAGGTCAGCCGGGCCTTCGACATCGGCGGCCCCGAGGTGCTGACGTACCGGCAGATGATGCTCCGGTACGCGGCGGTCGCCGGGCTGCCGCGCCGGGTCATCCTCCCGGTGCCGGTGCTCACCCCCGGGCTCTCCAGCCACTGGGTGGGCCTGGTGACGCCGGTGCCCGCCTCGATCGCCCGGCCGCTCACCGAGTCGCTGCGGCACGAGGTGGTCTGCCGCGAGAACGACATCGTCCGCCATCTCCCCGGCCCGCCCGTCGAACCGGTCGGCTTCGAGGAGGCCGTACGACTGGCTCTGCAGCGGGTGCGGGAGGCGCGGGTCACCACCCGGTGGTCGTCGGCGTCGGTGCCGGGCGCCCCCAGCGATCCGCTGCCCACCGACCCCGACTGGGCCGGCGGAAGTCTCTACAGCGACCACCGGGAGCTCCTGGTCGACGCCTCGCCCGAGGCGCTGTGGCGGGTCGTGGAGGGCATCGGCGGTGAGAACGGCTGGTACTCCTTCCCGCTGGCCTGGGCGGTGCGGGGCCGGCTGGACCGGCTGGTGGGCGGGGTCGGGCTGCGCCGGGGCCGCCGGGACGCGGCACGGCTGCGGGTCGGCGACTCGCTGGACTTCTGGCGGGTGGAGGCGATCGAGCCGGGCAGGCTGTTGCGGCTGCGGGCGGAGATGCGGCTGCCGGGCCTGGCGTGGCTGGAGATGGGCGTGGCGACCGACGAGGACGGCCGCACCCGCTACCGGCAACGTGCCCTGTTCCATCCGCACGGTCTGCTCGGCCAGGCCTACTGGTGGAGCGTCTCGCCCTTCCACGCGATCGTCTTCGGCGGCATGGCCCGCAACATCGCCCGAGTCGCGGCGGGTTCGGCGGCCCGCGGCCCCGAACGCACCCCCGTCCACTGA
- a CDS encoding phosphotransferase: MEESVLDGGAVNEVVRIGETVRRPPSERPGFVRELLALFESAGWRGAPRYLGVDELGREIFAHVGGQAAVTPRERAAARTDEALVEVARLVREFHDLTHGTALAGDRDVVCHNDLAPKNTVYTAWRPTAFIDWDLAAPGERMHDIAHVCWQYLDLGPGVTDVGSTARRIRLICDAYGLDRRDGLLDTVLWWQDRCRRGIEAGALRGERAMIGLRERGVVDEVRAAERWVAGHLRELGAFLT, from the coding sequence ATGGAGGAGTCGGTGCTCGACGGCGGGGCGGTCAACGAGGTCGTCCGGATCGGGGAGACCGTGCGGCGTCCGCCGTCCGAACGGCCGGGCTTCGTAAGGGAGTTGCTCGCCCTGTTCGAGAGCGCGGGCTGGCGGGGCGCGCCGCGGTACCTCGGCGTCGACGAACTCGGCCGGGAGATCTTCGCTCATGTCGGGGGGCAGGCCGCCGTGACCCCGCGCGAGCGTGCCGCGGCCCGCACCGACGAGGCCCTGGTGGAGGTCGCCCGGCTCGTCCGCGAGTTCCACGACCTGACCCACGGGACAGCGCTCGCCGGGGACCGCGACGTCGTCTGCCACAACGACCTGGCGCCGAAGAACACCGTGTACACCGCGTGGCGGCCCACCGCGTTCATCGACTGGGACCTGGCCGCTCCCGGTGAGCGGATGCACGACATCGCCCACGTGTGCTGGCAGTACCTCGACCTCGGGCCGGGCGTCACGGACGTGGGGTCGACCGCTCGCCGTATCCGGCTGATCTGCGATGCCTACGGCCTCGACCGGCGGGACGGGTTGCTGGACACCGTGCTGTGGTGGCAGGACCGGTGCCGGCGGGGGATCGAGGCGGGTGCGCTGCGGGGCGAGCGGGCCATGATCGGGCTGCGCGAGCGGGGGGTCGTGGACGAGGTGCGGGCCGCGGAGCGGTGGGTCGCTGGGCACCTGCGCGAACTCGGGGCCTTCCTGACGTGA
- a CDS encoding GNAT family N-acetyltransferase yields MDHAAVLALFDRDMREGAQPDGPGARVERVGRVVRQVADEHGWNGVVWSDLDASSADEAIARQIAHYTGLGREFEWKLYGHDLPIDLGQRLRAAGFTAEPEETLMIAEAADLTLDVEPPAGIRFLPVTDRAGVGLVADVHEKAFGTDSSRLRHQLLARLQDDPDTVVAVVALAGDVPVSAARMELVPGTRFAGLWGGGTVEGWRGRGIYRALVAHRARAAVERGYRYLQVDAMATSRPILERLGFEPLTITQPHVYQP; encoded by the coding sequence ATGGATCATGCAGCGGTACTCGCTCTCTTCGACCGGGACATGCGCGAAGGCGCACAGCCCGACGGCCCCGGCGCGCGCGTGGAGCGGGTCGGCCGCGTGGTCCGGCAGGTCGCCGACGAGCACGGCTGGAACGGCGTCGTCTGGTCCGACCTGGACGCATCGAGCGCCGACGAGGCGATCGCCCGGCAGATCGCCCACTACACCGGGCTCGGCCGCGAGTTCGAGTGGAAGCTGTACGGCCACGACCTGCCCATCGACCTCGGACAGCGGCTGAGAGCGGCGGGCTTCACCGCCGAGCCCGAGGAGACGCTGATGATCGCCGAGGCCGCCGACCTCACCCTGGACGTCGAGCCGCCCGCGGGGATCCGCTTCCTCCCGGTCACCGACCGGGCCGGCGTCGGCCTCGTGGCGGACGTGCACGAGAAGGCCTTCGGCACCGACAGCTCCCGGCTGCGGCACCAGTTGCTCGCCCGGTTGCAGGACGACCCCGACACCGTGGTCGCGGTCGTCGCGCTCGCGGGCGACGTGCCGGTCAGCGCGGCCCGTATGGAGCTCGTGCCCGGCACCCGCTTCGCCGGCCTGTGGGGCGGCGGCACCGTCGAGGGCTGGCGCGGCCGCGGCATCTACCGCGCCCTGGTCGCCCACCGCGCCCGCGCCGCCGTGGAGCGGGGCTACCGCTACCTCCAGGTCGACGCGATGGCCACCAGCCGCCCGATCCTGGAACGCCTCGGGTTCGAGCCGCTGACGATCACGCAGCCGCACGTGTACCAGCCGTAG